A single region of the Peromyscus eremicus chromosome 16_21, PerEre_H2_v1, whole genome shotgun sequence genome encodes:
- the LOC131926650 gene encoding glutathione S-transferase theta-1 isoform X1, translating to MVLELYLDLLSQPCRAIYIFAKKNGIPFQMHTVELRKGEHLSDAFAQVNPMKKVPAMKDNDFTLSESVAILLYLTRKFKVPDHWYPQDLQARARVDEYLAWQHTALRRSCLRALWHKVMFPVFLGEQVPSETLAATLAELDVNLRVLEDKFLQDKAFLVGSHISLADLVAVTELMHPVGGGCPVFEGHPKLAAWYHRVEAAVGKELFHEAHEVILKVKDSPPANPIIKQKMMPGVLAMIQ from the exons ATGGTCTTGGAGCTTTACCTGGACCTGCTGTCCCAGCCCTGTCGCGCCATTTATATCTTCGCCAAGAAAAACGGCATCCCGTTCCAGATGCATACGGTGGAGCTGCGCAAGG GTGAGCACCTCAGTGATGCGTTTGCCCAGGTGAACCCCATGAAGAAGGTACCAGCCATGAAGGACAATGACTTCACCTTGAGCGAGAG TGTGGCCATCCTGCTCTACTTAACACGCAAGTTCAAGGTCCCTGACCACTGGTACCCCCAAGACCTGCAGGCCCGTGCTCGTGTGGACGAATACCTGGCGTGGCAGCATACAGCCCTTCGGAGAAGCTGCCTCCGGGCTCTGTGGCATAAG GTGATGTTCCCTGTTTTCCTGGGTGAGCAAGTACCTTCTGAGACACTGGCAGCCACATTGGCAGAATTGGATGTGAACCTACGGGTACTCGAGGACAAGTTCCTCCAGGACAAGGCCTTCCTTGTTGGGTCTCACATCTCCCTGGCTGACTTGGTCGCTGTCACAGAGCTGATGCAC CCTGTAGGTGGTGGCTGTCCAGTCTTTGAAGGGCACCCCAAGCTGGCTGCGTGGTACCATCGAGTGGAGGCAGCGGTGGGAAAGGAGCTCTTCCATGAGGCCCATGAGGTCATCCTGAAGGTTAAGGACTCTCCACCTGCCAACCCCATCATAAAGCAGAAGATGATGCCTGGAGTGCTGGCCATGATCCAATGA
- the LOC131926650 gene encoding glutathione S-transferase theta-1 isoform X2: MKKVPAMKDNDFTLSESVAILLYLTRKFKVPDHWYPQDLQARARVDEYLAWQHTALRRSCLRALWHKVMFPVFLGEQVPSETLAATLAELDVNLRVLEDKFLQDKAFLVGSHISLADLVAVTELMHPVGGGCPVFEGHPKLAAWYHRVEAAVGKELFHEAHEVILKVKDSPPANPIIKQKMMPGVLAMIQ, translated from the exons ATGAAGAAGGTACCAGCCATGAAGGACAATGACTTCACCTTGAGCGAGAG TGTGGCCATCCTGCTCTACTTAACACGCAAGTTCAAGGTCCCTGACCACTGGTACCCCCAAGACCTGCAGGCCCGTGCTCGTGTGGACGAATACCTGGCGTGGCAGCATACAGCCCTTCGGAGAAGCTGCCTCCGGGCTCTGTGGCATAAG GTGATGTTCCCTGTTTTCCTGGGTGAGCAAGTACCTTCTGAGACACTGGCAGCCACATTGGCAGAATTGGATGTGAACCTACGGGTACTCGAGGACAAGTTCCTCCAGGACAAGGCCTTCCTTGTTGGGTCTCACATCTCCCTGGCTGACTTGGTCGCTGTCACAGAGCTGATGCAC CCTGTAGGTGGTGGCTGTCCAGTCTTTGAAGGGCACCCCAAGCTGGCTGCGTGGTACCATCGAGTGGAGGCAGCGGTGGGAAAGGAGCTCTTCCATGAGGCCCATGAGGTCATCCTGAAGGTTAAGGACTCTCCACCTGCCAACCCCATCATAAAGCAGAAGATGATGCCTGGAGTGCTGGCCATGATCCAATGA
- the LOC131926629 gene encoding glutathione S-transferase theta-3 isoform X2: MGLELYLDLMSQPCRAVYIFAKKNNIPFQLRTIELLKGQHYTDDFAQVNPLRKVPALKDGDFILAESLSVLAAKSLRADPNWRHGVSVWKLRWGRTSSRRPMRLS; the protein is encoded by the exons ATGggcctggagctctacctggacCTGATGTCCCAGCCCTGCCGTGCTGTCTACATCTTCGCCAAGAAGAACAACATTCCCTTCCAGCTGCGTACCATAGAGCTGCTCAAAG GCCAGCACTACACGGATGACTTTGCGCAGGTGAACCCCTTGAGGAAGGTTCCAGCTTTGAAGGATGGGGACTTCATCCTGGCAGAGAG CCTGTCAGTGCTGGCTGCAAAATCTTTGAGAGCCGACCCAAACTGGCGGCATGGCGTCAGCGTGTGGAAGCTGCGGTGGGGGAGAACCTCTTCCAGGAGGCCCATGCGGTTGTCTTGA
- the LOC131926629 gene encoding glutathione S-transferase theta-3 isoform X1, whose protein sequence is MGLELYLDLMSQPCRAVYIFAKKNNIPFQLRTIELLKGQHYTDDFAQVNPLRKVPALKDGDFILAESVAILLYLSRKYKAPDHWYPQDLQARARVDEYLSWQHTTLRDGCTRAMWQKMMFPVYLGQPVPPEMLASTLAELDRCLQMLEDKFLRDQAFLTGSHISVADLMAITELMHPVSAGCKIFESRPKLAAWRQRVEAAVGENLFQEAHAVVLKAKDMPPLKDPTLKEKLKLSVQCLFH, encoded by the exons ATGggcctggagctctacctggacCTGATGTCCCAGCCCTGCCGTGCTGTCTACATCTTCGCCAAGAAGAACAACATTCCCTTCCAGCTGCGTACCATAGAGCTGCTCAAAG GCCAGCACTACACGGATGACTTTGCGCAGGTGAACCCCTTGAGGAAGGTTCCAGCTTTGAAGGATGGGGACTTCATCCTGGCAGAGAG TGTGGCCATCTTGCTGTATCTGAGTAGGAAGTACAAGGCCCCTGACCACTGGTATCCTCAGGACCTTCAGGCTCGAGCTCGAGTGGATGAGTACCTGTCGTGGCAGCATACAACCCTTCGAGATGGTTGCACCAGGGCCATGTGGCAAAAG ATGATGTTCCCTGTGTACCTGGGACAGCCGGTCCCCCCAGAGATGTTGGCATCCACTTTGGCTGAACTGGACAGATGCCTGCAGATGCTGGAGGACAAGTTCTTGCGGGACCAGGCCTTCCTTACAGGATCCCACATCTCTGTGGCTGACTTGATGGCCATCACAGAGCTGATGCAT CCTGTCAGTGCTGGCTGCAAAATCTTTGAGAGCCGACCCAAACTGGCGGCATGGCGTCAGCGTGTGGAAGCTGCGGTGGGGGAGAACCTCTTCCAGGAGGCCCATGCGGTTGTCTTGAAGGCCAAGGATATGCCTCCATTGAAGGACCCCACCTTGAAGGAGAAACTGAAGCTCTCGGTGCAGTGTCTGTTTCACTGA
- the LOC131926538 gene encoding D-dopachrome decarboxylase — protein MPFIELETNLPASRVPAGLEKRLCAATATILDKPEDRVSVTLKPGMTLLMNGSTEPCVQLLVSSIGVVGTAEQNRNHSSGFFEFLTKELALDQDRIIIRFFPLEPWQIGKKGTVMTFL, from the exons ATGCCATTCATTGAGTTGGAAACGAACTTGCCCGCTAGCCGCGTACCTGCCGGGCTAGAGAAGCGGCTGTGTGCGGCCACCGCCACCATCCTGGACAAACCTGAAGAC CGCGTGAGTGTTACGTTAAAGCCTGGCATGACCTTATTGATGAACGGATCCACAGAGCCCTGCGTCCAGCTTCTGGTCTCTTCCATCGGTGTGGTGGGCACTGCAGAGCAGAACCGCAACCATAGTTCCGGCTTCTTCGAGTTCCTGACCAAGGAGCTGGCTCTGGACCAGGACAG GATAATTATCCGCTTCTTCCCATTGGAGCCCTGGCAGATTGGAAAGAAAGGGACTGTCATGACGTTTCTGTGA